In a genomic window of Chrysemys picta bellii isolate R12L10 chromosome 1, ASM1138683v2, whole genome shotgun sequence:
- the LOC135983876 gene encoding uncharacterized protein LOC135983876, producing the protein MPLLHRAACISRGAATTTPPLTVDSEAGIISSATPEDSADGEEEEEEEEDELAESTQHSILPNSQDLFLSLTEVPSQPSQASIQDHDPMEGTSAAANSSSLPPPSRRLSQIRRRKKKTRDEMFAEIMESTRSERAHLNEWKDTVSKYRKKASECEDRRDQHEDMRDQREDRRDARDERWRQEDQRRQDATLGLLREQTDMLRHLVELQERQQDNRVPLQPLYNPPPHVP; encoded by the exons atgccgcttctacaccgaGCTGCATGCATTTctaggggggccgccaccactaccccacctctgaccgtggattccgaggcggggataatctcatcagctacacctgaggattctgcggacggggaagaggaggaggaggaggaggaggacgagcttgcggagagcacccagcactccattctccccaacagccaggatctttttctcagcctgactgaagtaccctcccaaccctcccaagccagtatccaagaccatgaccccatggaagggacctcag cagctgcaaattcttcaagcctccctcctccgtcccgaaggctatctcagataaggcgtcggaaaaagaagacgcgagacgagatgttcgcagaaatcatggaatccacccgcagtgaaagagctcatctgaatgagtggaaggacacggtttcaaagtataggaaaaaagccagtgaatgtgaggacaggagggaccaacatgaggacatgagggaccaacgtgaggacaggagagatgctcgagatgagaggtggcggcaggaagatcagaggaggcaggatgcaacgctggggctgctgcgtgagcaaacagacatgctccggcatctggtggagcttcaggaacggcagcaggataacagagtgccgctacagcccctgtataacccacctccccatgttccatag
- the SLC19A2 gene encoding thiamine transporter 1, with amino-acid sequence MEAQAGLQVPPLSGRAPRGRCWVLPTALLCLYGFFASLRPSEPFLTRYLLGPDKNLTETQVFNEIYPVWTYSYLVLLFPVFLATDYLRYKPVILLQGLSLIVTWFMLLYAQGLLAIQFLEFFYGLVTATEIAYYSYIYSIVDLNLYQKVTSYCRSATLVGYTVGSICGQVLVSVANWSLFSLNVISLTSVSVAFATAWFLPMPQKSLFFHHVLRSQVSREMTTPFLQSRTLIGDDPALKRVPGWEDIESKVPLNVEEHSAETQEQKVEISKVLRELWRDFLQCYSSRPMLCWSVWWAFSTCGYFQVINYTQGLWEMVLPSQRFEIYNGGVEAVSTLLGAVAVFAVGYIKVSWATWGEVALALFSFLIAAAVYVMDTVRNIWVCYASYVIFRIVYMLLITIATFQIATNLSMERYALVFGINTFIALALQTLLTLIVVDSSGLGLNIFTQFMIYASYFAAISLVFLVSGIYSVMKNYRRQEEMPSSSTASPPQCSE; translated from the exons ATGGAAGCGCAGGCCGGGCTCCAGGTGCCGCCTCTTTCCGGGCGGGCTCCCCGGGGCCGCTGCTGGGTGCTGCCCACCGCGCTGCTCTGCCTGTACGGCTTCTTCGCCAGCCTGCGGCCCTCGGAGCCCTTCCTCACCCGCTACCTGCTGGGGCCGGACAAGAACCTCACCGAGACCCAG GTTTTCAATGAAATTTATCCAGTATGGACCTACTCTTATTTGGTGTTGCTGTTTCCTGTATTCCTTGCAACAGACTATCTCAGGTACAAACCTGTAATCCTCCTCCAGGGACTGAGCCTTATAGTGACATGGTTCATGCTGCTCTATGCCCAAGGATTGCTAGCTATTCAGTTCCTCGAGTTCTTCTATGGATTGGTGACTGCTACGGAGATTGCCTATTATTCCTACATCTATAGCATTGTGGATTTGAACTTGTACCAGAAAGTCACCAGCTACTGTCGAAGTGCCACCCTGGTGGGTTACACTGTGGGTTCCATCTGTGGACAGGTTCTGGTATCGGTTGCCAATTGGTCTCTGTTCAGCTTGAACGTCATCTCCCTGACCTCTGTGTCTGTGGCTTTTGCCACAGCTTGGTTTCTGCCAATGCCACAGAAAAGTCTTTTCTTTCACCACGTCTTGAGAAGCCAGGTCAGTAGGGAGATGACAACTCCATTTTTACAATCTAGAACTTTAATCGGAGATGATCCTGCCTTAAAAAGAGTCCCTGGGTGGGAAGACATTGAATCGAAAGTTCCCTTAAATGTAGAAGAGCATTCTGCAGAGACACAG GAGCAGAAAGTGGAGATCTCAAAGGTGCTCAGAGAGCTGTGGCGGGACTTCCTGCAGTGCTATTCCTCCCGGCCTATGCTCTGCTGGTCTGTGTGGTGGGCATTCTCAACTTGTGGCTACTTCCAGGTAATAAACTACACGCAAGGCTTGTGGGAAATGGTGCTGCCTTCTCAGAGGTTCGAGATCTATAATGGTGGCGTGGAGGCAGTTTCTACGCTACTAG GAGCTGTTGCTGTATTTGCTGTGGGTTACATAAAAGTATCCTGGGCTACCTGGGGTGAGGTGGCATTGGCCCTGTTCTCCTTCCTCATTGCTGCTGCTGTATATGTCATGGACACTGTTCGTAACATCTGGGTGTGTTATGCCTCATATGTAATCTTCAGAATTGTCTACATGCTTCTCATCACAATAGCAAC GTTCCAAATTGCTACCAATCTAAGCATGGAGCGGTACGCCCTGGTGTTTGGTATCAATACTTTCATTGCCTTGGCTTTGCAGACTTTGCTCACCTTGATTGTTGTTGACTCCAGTGGTCTTGGGCTAAACATATTCACACAG TTCATGATCTACGCTAGTTACTTTGCAGCCATATCGCTGGTGTTCTTGGTCAGTGGCATATACAGTGTTATGAAGAATTACAGAAGACAGGAAGAGATGCCAAGCAGTTCTACTGCAAGCCCTCCTCAGTGCAGCGAATGA